The following proteins are encoded in a genomic region of Dioscorea cayenensis subsp. rotundata cultivar TDr96_F1 chromosome 8, TDr96_F1_v2_PseudoChromosome.rev07_lg8_w22 25.fasta, whole genome shotgun sequence:
- the LOC120267262 gene encoding uncharacterized protein LOC120267262, with product MEKKKEQEIKVVENPARESEPTPIVEKRILPPLKEYVPNLPYPSRFKNDHMNEHFKKFLDLLEPLHINVPFAEALSQIPKRLGLFDLQPTRMTLQLANDSIRHPRGIIEDVMVKVDKFIFLVDFVILDVDEDVKVSLILGRPFLATSQALIDVSNGKMMLRAGDEEVMFALSDAMKHPSSFGDTCYLLNITYPLLDECLQETLHKVPFEESLDDPQIEETTSVLTPTIIEEITR from the exons atggagaagaaaaaggagcaAGAAATTAAGGTTGTTGAGAATCCGGCAAGGGAAAGTGAGCCTACTCCGATTGTTGAAAAGAGAATATTGCCACCATTGAAGGAGTATGTTCCCAACCTCCCTTACCCATCAAGATTTAAGAATGATCATATGAATGAACACTTCAAGAAATTTCTGGACTTGTTAGAGCCATTGCACATTAATGTACCGTTTGCGGAAGCCTTGTCTCAAATTCCAAA GAGACTTGGACTTTTTGACCTTCAACCAACTAGGATGACATTACAACTAGCTAACGACTCGATTAGACATCCTAGAGGAATTATAGAAGATGTTATGGTTAAGgttgacaaatttattttcctGGTAGATTTTGTGATTCTAGATGTAGATGAGGATGTTAAAGTTTCTCTCATTCTTGGTAGACCATTCCTAGCCACCTCCCAAGCCCTCATTGATGTTAGTAATGGTAAAATGATGCTTAGGGCTGGGGATGAGGAAGTTATGTTTGCTTTATCTGATGCAATGAAACATCCTTCTTCTTTTGGTGATACATGCTATTTACTTAATATAACTTACCCACTACTTGATGAATGTCTGCAGGAAACATTACACAAAGTGCCTTTCGAGGAGTCATTGGATGACCCTCAAATTGAAGAGACCACCTCGGTTCTTACGCCTACCATTATTGAGGAAATCACGCGATAG